A region of the Desulfomicrobium macestii genome:
GAATGCATGATTTTCTCTGAATTGATTACGGCCAGGATGACGGCGATGTCAATTTTTGGCTCTGACGTCGGAAGGAATTTTTCAACATGCTGCTAAACCTTTGACCGCTGGCCAGGGCGTCATGCATGAAGTCAATGGACCAACATACATTCGCGCACGGCGGAACCGCCAGTGGTTGAGGGTTTCGCGAGGGCAGGCGCTTTTTGCCTTTGCGCCGGAGGTTCATCTTCAAAAGACAATATACCCGGTAGACGCGTTTATGGTTCCAGCGAAAACCGTGTCTGCGCAATACAGCGAACAGCTTGCCGAAACCGTAACGAGGATACCGGTCGGCCAGTCCCAGAAGCGCTTCAATGATCGGCGAATCATCTCTCGGTTTGGGCTCATACCGGTACACTGTCCGGCTAAGGCCCAGCGCAGCGCATGCCTGCCGTTCACTGAGGCCATGCTCGCCGTGCATGTAATCCGCTAAATCGCGCTTCTCGGCTGGCCTCAGAGCTTTTTTGCGATGACGTCCTTCAATGCCTCGTTTTCGAGACTGAGATTGGCGAACATGCGCTTGAGCTTGCTGTTCTCTTCTTCAAGCTCTTTGAGCCTGCGGATATCAGAGGCTTCCATGCCGCCGAACTTGGCCTTCCACTGGTAGTAGGTGGCCTGGCTAACGCCGTGTTCGCGGCAAATATCGGCAACCTTGCGACCGCCATCCGCTTCCTTCAAAATCCGAATGATCTGGCTCTCCGAAAATCGAGATTTCTTCATCTTGCCCTCCGTGAGGCAATCTTTACCAGAAATCTCTATTTTTCAATGGCCCGGTTTTACGGGAAGGCTACAGTAGTAGGCGTTTAGTTTAGCTTACTGGTCTTTCTGGTCCATTATTGATGTCTCCTGCGGCCTCATTACTTTTTCTAACCTAAAATTGCGAATGCTGCGAGAAATTTTTACACACTTACTAATAGTTCAACAGTTTACCTACAAGCACTGGTCCCTTAGCAACTTGATCAGTAGCCCCTAACACATTAAATTCGTCCAAAACAATTTTCATTGATTCTTTTAAAATCTCTTTTGAAATATCAACTTTTGGTAATTGCGCAAGATTGCTCTCTATATTCATCGCACCACCTACAAGCTTTATACTAACAACCATTGCAACATAAAATTTAATGTTTGTTATAATCTTCCTTTCTAACTGAATATCGCAATTTTCAGGCTTTAAAAAAAACTCAACTGATTTCATTATTTGGATTGTTTTTAAATATATATCTATAGATTTATCCAAGCTAAATATTTTTTTATACTCTGTGTCAGAATTTATTAACGTTGAAGGTCTTGCTCTAGCGCTATCTGGTTTTAATAATGTTATAGCCATCATAGATTGCGCCATATATGGTATACTTATTATTTTAGCTACCGGCATGCCTTGATTTTTATAATAGTTTTTCTTTCTGTCGTAATAAAATCCGTTAGCTTTTAAAAAATCTTCAATATTTCTATGAATATCATCAGAGCTTCTCAATGATGCTGGTGGAATTGAAGTCTGGCTATTGGTTGCTCGAATAATTCTATCTCTTGCTTCCTCATTCTCTTCACAAATAACTCTCACAAGCACAGCTCTGTCGTCGCCTTCATGATTTTCTAATTGCGAAAAATGCTGATATATTTCATGCGATGTTTGCAATCCGTTAACTATCTGAGGATCTTCTATAGTAAGTTGCTTTCCAGCCATAACTGCTTTAGGAGTTATGATTGTTACACCATTATTCAAATACCAAAAATTTTCTGATTCCTTATTTTCAAGCGTTTTTCTTATGCCTGTATTCACAACAACACTTCCTTGATAGTCCCTTACATTCGATTCAAAAATGCTGCGTGCTAATGAGCCAAAATCTGATATAAACTCATAGTATTTTGACAAGCTAACTAGGCAAAGATAACTTCCTGCAGTTGTTCCAATCGGCGACTCATCAACTTCAAGCACCCTTGAAGTTGATGGTACATTTCTAGTCATTTCAAGAAGTTCAGCTGCGCCTACGAACTCAAATGAAAACTGAGCACCACCGAACATTTTAATGATATCTTCTTGGAGCTTCGAAACTTTCCCCTGAACATTCGGATGAACTTCAGCGCCTTGAGTAGTGTAAAAATAACGGATTTCAATCTTTGGGAATGCCCTTGCAAGTTTTGAATATGCATCTCTGAATAGTTTTACCTTATCGATCAATTCAGCATTATATCTTTTTGAAAAGTTGTCTGGATTGTTTGCTAAATTAAAAAGGTCTTGAGCAGACTCACGGAACTTAATAATAGCATCTTCTTTAAATGACGTGGAAGTTTTCGATTGAATTATAATCAATTCTATGTGATTTTTTTTCTGATTAGAGTTTACTAAAGTATCTTCCTTTAACAGTTCACCATTGATAAAAGTATAAATTGAGTCGACACCCCCATCTCCGCCATCACCGACAATGCCGTAAGTAATATCGTCATAACTCAGGTCATAATTTTTCAATATTTCCGAAGCTGAATATATTTCGAAATATTCCGACAGTGAAATCTCATCATTAGATTCCGCGCATCGCTCTTTTATAATTTGAGCAAGAATTATTTGGTCATTTGTCATTTTAGCTATCTCAATTCCTTATTCGTAATTTTTAACAAAATCAGTGTCAGAAGTTAAATTTAAATTACTACAACTTTTCAATTTTACTTTCTAACTTTAAAATAGTGCAAATGTCAGAACGATAAATTGTGCTCAATTTAGCCGAATTCACAGGAAGCAAAGGGTCAGGTCTGTTTTTGACGAAAGCTTCTTGCCCCCCTAATATTTTTGCAGCGTTTCCCTTCTCAACTCCCCTGCTTCTTTCTCTGTAAGGATACCTGCCGATCTCCACTGCTCAATTGTTTCAAGGTCACGTTTGAGGTCAGCTTTCAAGGGCCCTGCTGGATGGGAAGAAGTTGTGGAGTGTTGGGAAGAAGCGCCTTTAGAAGCCCCGCACCGGTTTGCCTCAATGGCCTTGCGCACTGCCTCTTTTTCTCCGCGCACATTTGCCAGTTCAGCGGCTTCTATCCCGTCACCGTTGCCATACCCAATCCAAAACGCTTGCATCATGCTAGACTTTCGCCGCTGCTCTTGAGCCGTTGCCAGCTGATTCTCCCGCCGAGCCAGTGAACTCAATTCTGCGGAGAGTTGTTCGCACGTGAAATTTTGGTATTGAAGTTCTGAAGTGTAGGATCCGGATATTTGAGAAGGAGGTGTTGCCAGGTTGAAGCACCCCGTCAGGAAAAGAAAGGAAAGAACCAATGCGATGGATACTTTTTTCATGTGTGCCCTCCGTAAATACGTGAATCAATGGGCGGCCAGATAGCACAGCTAAATAGGAAAAGCAGCAAAAAAAGTTGTCATACATTTGGGCGCACTGATCCGCCCAATATGCATCTCGAATGACATGAAAAATTTGGAACCAACGCGGCTACCATCAAAGTCTACATTGGCAACCACCCCGCCGCGGCCATGGTCAGGCAAACCGGTAGCAGCACGGCTGCAAACAGGATCATGCGTTTGCGCGACTTCCGTGCGCACTCCTTGCAGTGACGTTGATCGTCGTTCATCAAATTCAATCCACATTTCGGACATGCGAGTATTGTCATAGAGCCCCCTTTTTTTTGGGACATCTCTAGCAAACCTATGCAATCCGTTAAATGGGTAACAATTCGAATGAGCAATAACTGAATCTACGAGTTACTACTTATTTCGAGTAGACTTGTTCTTTGTTACGCAGAGCAGGGCAAAAGAACGCAGGCTTGCCCATTTTAGCCGATAGTCGAGGCGAAATTTTCTTTCCTGCGGCCACCCCAAACCTCAATCAACCGCGCACTTCGTAGATAGCTATGCGCACTTTCTGCTGCCAGAAACCCCTTCAGATACCCAAAAACTCTTGTGTCATACAGCTCGCATGGGCTATGGCACTGAAAATTTTGTTGCGGACAGCGAAGACGCATGAACTCTTACAAATTCATGCTCGTCAACAATGCTGATCCAAATTTCACAGGATTTATCACAAGGCGCGTCCTGTACCTATAGGGTGTTGCCGAACTTTGGTTTTGAAATCAAACACTGCGACAATGGAAATAAAACACCGCTACGCGCTCGATCAAAATGACCAACTCATTGACGTTGACGACTTAGAACGCTCGTCAGTTCCGGCAGGGATGGTATTCAAATGTATTGGTTGCGGTGGAGACCAAGTTGCCTGCCTCGGCAAGATCAGACAAAAATATTTTAAGCATAAGAACACTACGCTCACCTGCGCTGACGAGACATACTTGCACCAACTCGCCAAGCGAGTATTTTATGCAGAATACATAAAGTGCCTTGAAACAAAAAAACCGTTTTATTTGTCCATCCCTGAAGATGTTGTTTGCAAACATTGCGAACAACAATACAAATTTACATGCAGTCACATGATCAACGTCGACCATGATTTAACAAAATATTTTGACAAAATATATCTTGAAAAGCATCACAATGGATTTATTGCTGACGTACTTTTGCAGTCAGAGAGGAACGGAATTCTTTTTGTAGAATTCGCTGTTACCCATAGATGTGAAGAAGAGAAACTAAACAGCGGAATACGAATTCTTGAATATACAATATCTGAAGAATTTGACATTAATTCTATAAAGGCTCACAAATTTAGATCCAATGATTATAAAATTCAATTACATAATTTCAGATCACGCGCTCAAAAACAATCTATCCACAATAAAAACTGTAAACAATTAATAAACGTATTTCTTATATCAAACAATCAGAAAGCTATTCTTCATGAAATTAAAGCAAATATTGACATGAAGAGCCAAATTCGAGGCAATCCACCTTATGTTGAGGTACTGGGTATAAAATATGGAAACAAACAAGCCCAAACACTACTGTTCATAAAAAAAGTTAGAGAAGCGAATTTCAACAAAATACCTATCAAAAACTGCTACCTATGCAAATTTCACGGAATTAATGGTGTTGATAACGCAGTTTTTTGTAAACTTAAAAAATTACCTACGCCATCAAATGCCGCAGCTGATTGCGGGAAATACTCTCCAATGAAGAGCATGGAAGAGTGCGTAGCTTTGGACGCCAAAAACGAAGAAGCGGCAAGGAAATTCAAACCGCGCAATATGATGCGCAGACGATCTTCATGGTCACAAAATTATTGACTCATCCGCCCTTGGCGTCGCATCCATTTCGCCATCATCAGCTGAAAAATAAGGACAATTCATGATTACTGGCGAAATCAAATCCAAGGTCGACCGCATTTGGGATACGATGTGGTCTGGCGGTATTTCCAACCCGCTTTCGGTCATCGAGCAGTTAACCTATCTGCTTTTTATCAAACGCCTCGACGAGCTGCACACTCTCAAGGAGCGTAAGGCCGCGCGAACCGGCAAGCCTATCGAAGAGCCGATTTTTTCGGCGGATCAGGACGCATTGCGCTGGTCGCGTTTCAAGGAGACGGCCCCGGAATCCATGTACGAGATGGTGCGTGACCAGGTCTTTCCCTTCATCAAAATCTTGGGGCAGAACGGCAATGCGGATGGCGAAGGCGATTCGACCTATACCCACCACATGAAGGACGCCATGTTCATGATGCCGACGCCCCGCGTGCTGGCCAACGTGGTGGACCAACTCGACAGCATCGACATGGCGGACAGCGACACCAAGGGCGACCTTTACGAATACATGCTTGGCAAGATCGCCACCGCCGGACAAAACGGCCAATTCCGCACCCCGCGCCACATCATCAAGCTGATGGTGGACATGACCGCCCCCACGCCCAAGGACAAAATTTGTGACCCTGCCTGCGGCACGGCGGGATTTCTCATCGCCGCCTCGGAATATATGGTCGCCCACCACAGCGACACTATTTACAAGGATGCTGAAGCCCGGCGTCGCTTCAACGAAGGCACTTTCCACGGTTACGACTTCGATTCCACCATGCTGCGCATCGGCAGCATGAACATGCTCCTGCACGGCGTTGAGAACCCGGACATCCGCTACAAGGATTCCCTGGCCCAGGCCGATGAGGACGATGCAGAAAAATACTCCCTCATTCTGGCCAACCCACCGTTTGCCGGCAGCCTGGATTACGAGTCCACCG
Encoded here:
- a CDS encoding AIPR family protein — protein: MTNDQIILAQIIKERCAESNDEISLSEYFEIYSASEILKNYDLSYDDITYGIVGDGGDGGVDSIYTFINGELLKEDTLVNSNQKKNHIELIIIQSKTSTSFKEDAIIKFRESAQDLFNLANNPDNFSKRYNAELIDKVKLFRDAYSKLARAFPKIEIRYFYTTQGAEVHPNVQGKVSKLQEDIIKMFGGAQFSFEFVGAAELLEMTRNVPSTSRVLEVDESPIGTTAGSYLCLVSLSKYYEFISDFGSLARSIFESNVRDYQGSVVVNTGIRKTLENKESENFWYLNNGVTIITPKAVMAGKQLTIEDPQIVNGLQTSHEIYQHFSQLENHEGDDRAVLVRVICEENEEARDRIIRATNSQTSIPPASLRSSDDIHRNIEDFLKANGFYYDRKKNYYKNQGMPVAKIISIPYMAQSMMAITLLKPDSARARPSTLINSDTEYKKIFSLDKSIDIYLKTIQIMKSVEFFLKPENCDIQLERKIITNIKFYVAMVVSIKLVGGAMNIESNLAQLPKVDISKEILKESMKIVLDEFNVLGATDQVAKGPVLVGKLLNY
- a CDS encoding type I restriction-modification system subunit M produces the protein MITGEIKSKVDRIWDTMWSGGISNPLSVIEQLTYLLFIKRLDELHTLKERKAARTGKPIEEPIFSADQDALRWSRFKETAPESMYEMVRDQVFPFIKILGQNGNADGEGDSTYTHHMKDAMFMMPTPRVLANVVDQLDSIDMADSDTKGDLYEYMLGKIATAGQNGQFRTPRHIIKLMVDMTAPTPKDKICDPACGTAGFLIAASEYMVAHHSDTIYKDAEARRRFNEGTFHGYDFDSTMLRIGSMNMLLHGVENPDIRYKDSLAQADEDDAEKYSLILANPPFAGSLDYESTAKDLQQIVKTKKTELLFMALFLRLLQTGGRAAVIVPDGVLFGSSKAHKALREILVENQKLDAIISMPSGVFRPYAGVSTAIVLFTKTNSGGTDNVWFYDMQADGFSLDDKRTLQPDKTDLPDILARWLNRKGEAERARTERSFLVPKNEIAGNDYDLSINRYKEVEHETVEHDSPKVILTRLATLEQEIAEGRMLLEELLG